A single Salvelinus sp. IW2-2015 unplaced genomic scaffold, ASM291031v2 Un_scaffold2202, whole genome shotgun sequence DNA region contains:
- the LOC112073262 gene encoding transmembrane protein 178A has translation MKPCTPVLIRRREVDGVTDASLTNSSNVDDRRMEKQTLVTAISLSMSLASLVLLITAIMTDHWYETDTTRHRQNCDQFGPDANEHKNRLMPIYHLPLMDSSNPRRNQALLRAIHVGSREELLENWRSILGMGILETECGRPIFSTYSGLWRKCYYLGKDKDIDNLISKGIAQRCTIIKYHFSQPIRLRNIPLNLTRTIQQDEWHLLHLRRITAGFLGMAAAVLLCGCIVASVSFAWEKSLTQHVSGLLFLMAGIFSTISLCTYAANVSYDLARVPPFIYGLPADVEHGYSWSSFCAWLSLGLTVASGCLCTTFPILSCSSSKAQQGKAAPNAGV, from the exons ATGAAGCCCTGCACACCCGTGTTGATTAGGAGGAGGGAAGTGGACGGAGTGACAGATGCTTCCTTGACCAACTCTTCAAATGTTGATGACCGAAGGATGGAGAAACAGACCTTGGTGACAGCTATCAGTTTGTCCATGAGCCTGGCGTCACTGGTGCTTCTCATCACCGCTATCATGACTGACCACTGGTACGAGACGGACACCACACGGCACAGGCAGAACTGCGACCAGTTCGGGCCGGACGCCAACGAACACAAGAACCGGTTGATGCCCATCTATCACCTGCCCCTGATGGACAGCAGCAATCCTCGGAGGAACCAGGCGCTGCTCCGAGCGATCCACGTCGGGAGTAGAGAGGAGCTCCTGGAAAACTGGAGGTCCATTTTGGGAATGGGAATTTTAGAAACGGAATGCGGGCGCCCTATTTTCTCCACTTACTCTGGACTTTGGAGGAAATGTTATTATCTAGGAAAGGACAAGGACATCGACAACCTCATATCCAAGG GTATAGCCCAGCGATGCACCATCATCAAGTACCATTTCTCCCAGCCCATACGGCTCCGCAACATCCCTCTCAACCTGACCCGCACCATCCAGCAGGACGAGTGGCACCTCTTAC ACCTGCGGCGGATCACAGCAGGGTTTCTAGGCATGGCGGCAGCCGTTCTGTTGTGTGGCTGCATCGTGGCGTCTGTCAGCTTCGCCTGGGAGAAGAGTCTCACTCAGCACGTCTCTGGGCTGCTCTTTCTCATGGCAG GGATCTTCAGCACCATCTCCCTGTGTACCTACGCYGCCAACGTGTCCTACGACCTAGCCAGGGTCCCTCCCTTCATCTACGGGCTGCCTGCTGACGTGGAGCATGGCTACAGCTGGTCCAGCTTCTGTGCCTGGCTCAGTCTGGGGCTGACGGTGGCGTCTGGATGCCTGTGCACCACCTTCCCCATCCTCAGCTGTAGCAGCAGCAAAGCCCAGCAGGGCAAGGCTGCCCCCAACGCCGGTGTCTGA
- the thumpd2 gene encoding THUMP domain-containing protein 2: MNDSNCQCAALQFYCTAGNGMEPFLIQEVKTKLAAKDVDHIPGKVFFTTSFEIKQVRELKSAERLFLLLKRHSPLSAHTAKTPSGIQSRLMGDGSDWTRAVLSWRCLQRDLMMRSDCTLSVALPGRKRKREEEEEKESGVEGSTCNEPNGTQKLGLEGERRELRLHKDHISSTEDSGSVNCVAGDKVEEERIEGSRDRKTSTVSFRVNCRCSGALSRRFSPQDLSRIIGTAASRQLGWRVDLRKPDLEVNVYMSDDHCVLGIPLLRLPLANRSYMKTTGLRSTIAWAMASLSDIKPGSCVIDPMCGVGTILLEAAHEYQDAFFLGLDIDESQLVKADQNVEFAKFGDRVQLLQASSKEIPLPSCSVDVVVCDVPFGKKFGTKTDMAASLPVIVREMERVLRVGGTLVLLLSPQLSCLLKKSMTPRPVTSHTQGEGTGVGLGGDVDPSHTPSLFPSLQPLSYHRVSLGAIDALIHKYVKIVTATTTLSGPDCIHTLNPCIVEPDCIHTLNPCIVEPDCIHTLNPCIVEPE, encoded by the exons CCTCTTTTGAAATAAAGCAAGTGAGGGAGCTGAAATCTGCAGAGAGGCTGTTTCTACTTCTAAAGcgacactcccccctctctgcccATACAG CTAAAACACCATCTGGTATCCAGTCAAGGCTCATGGGTGATGGAAGTGACTGGACCAGAGCTGTGTTGTCATGGAGATGCCTGCAGAGAGACCTGATGATGAGAAGCGActgtaccttgagcgtggccctaccagggaggaagaggaagagggaggaagaggaggagaaagagagtggtgTTGAGGGGTCAACTTGTAACGAACCAAATGGAACACAGAAGCTGGGACtagaaggagagagacgagaattAAGACTACACAAGGATCACATTTCATCAACAGAAGACTCTGGAAGTGTAAACTGTGTTGCAGGGGACAAAGTTGAAGAGGAGCGTATAGAAGGCAGCCGTGACAGAAAGACATCCACAGTGTCTTTCAGAGTGAACTGTCGGTGCAGTGGAGCCCTGTCCAGACGTTTCTCTCCCCAG gatCTGAGTAGGATCATTGGAACAGCAGCGAGCAGACAGCTGGGCTGGAGAGTGGACCTGAGGAAACCAGATCTGGAG GTGAATGTGTACATGAGTGATGACCACTGTGTCCTCGGGATACCTCTCCTCAG GCTTCCTTTAGCCAACCGGAGTTATATGAAGACTACTGGGCTGAGATCCACTATAGCCTGGGCCATGGCCTCTCTGTCAGACATCAAG CCTGGCTCTTGTGTGATCGACCCGATGTGTGGAGTGGGAACTATTCTACTGGAAGCTGCACATGAATATCAG GATGCCTTTTTCCTGGGTCTGGACATTGATGAGTCTCAGTTGGTGAAAGCTGATCAGAATGTGGAGTTTGCAAAGTTTGGGGATAGGGTGCAGCTGCTGCAGGCATCATCCAAGG AGATTCCACTGCCTTCCTGTAGTGTGGATGTCGTTGTCTGTGACGTCCCTTTTGGGAAGAAGTTTGGCACCAAGACTGACATGGCTGCCTCTCTTCCAGTGATtgtgagagagatggaaag AGTTCTCCGTGTGGGTGGGACCCTGGTTTTGCTGCTTAGTCCCCAGCTCTCCTGCCTGCTGAAGAAAAGCATGACCCCCAGACCAGTAACCTCACACACCCAGGGAGAGGGGACTGGGGTGGGATTAGGAGGTGATGTGGACCCCTCCCATACCCCAAGCCTTTTCCCCTCACTGCAGCCCCTAAGCTACCACAGAGTGAGCCTGGGAGCTATAGACGCTCTTATTCACAAGTATGTCAAGATAGTGACTGCTACTACCACACTCAgtggacctgactgtatacacacactcaacccctgCATAGTGGAGCCTGACTGTatacacacactcaacccctgCATAGTGGAGCCTGACTGTatacacacactcaacccctgCATAGTGGAGCCTGAGTGA